A stretch of Sulfitobacter sp. THAF37 DNA encodes these proteins:
- the rplB gene encoding 50S ribosomal protein L2 — protein sequence MALKSYKPTTPGQRGLVLIDRSELWKGRPVKALTQGLTKSGGRNNTGRITMRRTGGGAKRLYRIVDFKRNKLDMSAVVARIEYDPNRTAFIALIQYEDGEQAYILAPQRLAVGDKVIAGAKVDIKPGNAMPFSGMPIGTIVHNIEMKPGKGGQIARAAGTYAQFVGRDGGYAQIRLSSGELRLVRQECMATVGAVSNPDNSNQNYGKAGRMRHKGIRPSVRGVVMNPIDHPHGGGEGRTSGGRHPVTPWGKPTKGAKTRNKNKASSKLIIRSRHAKKKGR from the coding sequence ATGGCACTCAAGTCGTACAAACCGACGACGCCGGGCCAGCGTGGGCTGGTACTGATCGACCGTTCGGAGCTTTGGAAAGGACGCCCCGTCAAGGCCCTCACGCAGGGTCTGACGAAATCGGGCGGTCGGAACAACACCGGACGGATCACAATGCGTCGTACAGGTGGTGGTGCAAAGCGCCTCTACCGTATCGTTGATTTCAAGCGCAACAAGCTGGACATGTCCGCTGTTGTCGCGCGGATCGAATATGACCCGAACCGGACAGCCTTCATTGCCCTGATCCAGTACGAAGATGGCGAACAGGCCTATATCCTGGCGCCTCAGCGTCTGGCCGTCGGTGACAAGGTCATCGCGGGCGCGAAGGTCGACATCAAGCCGGGCAACGCGATGCCCTTCTCCGGCATGCCCATCGGCACGATCGTCCACAACATCGAAATGAAACCCGGCAAAGGCGGTCAGATCGCCCGTGCCGCAGGCACCTACGCACAATTCGTGGGCCGCGATGGCGGCTACGCCCAGATCCGTCTGAGCAGCGGCGAACTGCGCCTGGTGCGTCAGGAATGCATGGCCACCGTCGGTGCCGTCAGCAACCCCGACAACTCCAACCAGAACTACGGCAAAGCGGGCCGCATGCGTCACAAGGGCATCCGCCCGTCTGTGCGTGGTGTGGTGATGAACCCGATCGACCACCCGCACGGTGGTGGTGAAGGCCGGACCTCTGGTGGTCGTCACCCGGTGACGCCTTGGGGCAAGCCGACCAAGGGTGCCAAGACCCGCAACAAGAACAAAGCGTCCAGCAAGCTGATCATCCGCTCGCGGCACGCCAAGAAGAAGGGGCGTTAA
- the rpsS gene encoding 30S ribosomal protein S19, with translation MSRSVWKGPFVDSYVLKKAEASRESGRNEVIKIWSRRSTILPQFVGLTFGVYNGHKHIPVNVSEDMIGQKFGEYSPTRTYYGHAADKKAKRK, from the coding sequence ATGTCTCGTTCAGTATGGAAAGGCCCTTTTGTCGACTCTTATGTCCTCAAGAAGGCCGAAGCGTCGCGTGAGAGCGGCCGGAACGAAGTGATCAAGATCTGGTCCCGCCGTTCCACGATCCTCCCGCAGTTTGTCGGCCTGACGTTCGGCGTCTACAACGGTCACAAGCACATTCCCGTCAACGTCAGCGAAGACATGATCGGTCAGAAGTTCGGTGAATATTCCCCGACACGGACCTACTACGGTCATGCCGCAGACAAAAAAGCAAAGCGGAAATAA
- the rplV gene encoding 50S ribosomal protein L22, translated as MSKDKNPRRVADNEARAKLRMLKTSPQKLNLVAGLIRGKKVERALTDLTFSKKRIAVDVKKCLQSAIANAENNHNLDVDELIVAEAYVGKNLTMKRGRPRARGRFGKIMKPFAEVTIVVRQVEEQA; from the coding sequence ATGAGCAAGGATAAGAATCCCCGCCGCGTGGCAGACAACGAAGCGCGCGCAAAGCTGCGCATGCTCAAGACGTCGCCGCAGAAACTGAACCTCGTTGCTGGCCTCATCCGCGGCAAGAAGGTGGAGCGTGCCCTCACGGACCTCACCTTCTCCAAGAAGCGGATCGCGGTGGACGTGAAGAAATGCCTTCAGTCCGCCATCGCCAACGCCGAAAACAACCACAACCTGGACGTGGACGAGCTGATCGTGGCCGAAGCCTATGTCGGCAAGAACCTGACCATGAAGCGCGGTCGCCCGCGTGCGCGTGGCCGGTTCGGCAAGATCATGAAGCCGTTTGCCGAAGTCACCATCGTCGTGCGTCAAGTTGAGGAGCAAGCATAA
- the rpsC gene encoding 30S ribosomal protein S3, producing the protein MGNKVNPIGMRLQVNRTWDSRWYADTKDYGDLLLEDLAIRAFIKEECKQAGVARVIIERPHKKCRVTIHTARPGVIIGKKGADIEGLRQKIAKMTSSELHLNIVEVRKPELDAALVGESIAQQLERRVSFRRAMKRAVQNAMRMGALGIRVNLAGRLGGAEIARTEWYREGRVPLHTLRADIDYAHVEASTAYGIIGIKTWIFKGEIMEHDPGARDRKHQELQDGPAPRGAGGRR; encoded by the coding sequence ATGGGTAACAAAGTAAACCCGATCGGCATGCGCCTGCAGGTCAACCGCACTTGGGACAGCCGCTGGTATGCCGATACGAAGGACTACGGCGATCTGCTGCTGGAAGACCTGGCCATCCGCGCCTTCATCAAGGAAGAGTGCAAGCAGGCCGGCGTAGCCCGTGTGATCATCGAACGCCCGCACAAGAAGTGCCGTGTGACGATCCACACCGCGCGTCCCGGCGTCATCATCGGCAAGAAAGGTGCGGACATCGAAGGCCTGCGCCAGAAGATCGCCAAGATGACCAGCTCGGAACTGCACCTCAACATCGTCGAGGTCCGCAAACCCGAACTGGACGCCGCCCTGGTCGGTGAGAGCATCGCACAGCAGCTGGAGCGCCGGGTGTCTTTCCGCCGCGCCATGAAGCGTGCGGTTCAGAACGCCATGCGCATGGGTGCCCTGGGTATCCGTGTGAACCTCGCAGGCCGCCTCGGCGGTGCCGAGATTGCCCGGACCGAATGGTACCGCGAGGGCCGCGTGCCCCTGCACACCCTGCGCGCGGACATCGATTATGCGCATGTCGAGGCATCCACCGCCTATGGCATCATCGGGATCAAGACCTGGATCTTCAAAGGCGAGATCATGGAACATGACCCGGGCGCCCGTGACCGCAAGCACCAGGAACTTCAAGACGGCCCAGCACCTCGCGGTGCCGGCGGTCGCCGGTAA
- the rplP gene encoding 50S ribosomal protein L16, with protein MLQPKRTKFRKQFKGSIKGLAKGGSDLNFGTYGLKALQPERVTARQIEAARRAMTRHMKRQGRVWIRIFPDVPVTSKPVEVRMGKGKGSVDFWAAKVKPGRIMFEIDGVGDDVAREALRLAAMKLPIKTRVVVREDW; from the coding sequence ATGCTACAGCCAAAACGGACGAAATTCCGCAAGCAGTTCAAAGGCTCGATCAAGGGTCTGGCAAAGGGCGGGTCTGACCTGAACTTTGGCACCTACGGCCTGAAGGCGCTGCAGCCGGAGCGTGTGACAGCACGTCAGATCGAAGCCGCACGCCGTGCCATGACGCGCCACATGAAGCGTCAGGGCCGCGTCTGGATCCGCATCTTCCCGGATGTACCCGTGACCTCCAAGCCCGTCGAAGTGCGTATGGGTAAGGGTAAAGGTTCTGTCGACTTCTGGGCAGCCAAGGTCAAGCCCGGCCGGATCATGTTCGAAATCGACGGTGTCGGTGACGACGTGGCCCGCGAGGCGCTGCGCCTGGCCGCGATGAAGCTGCCGATCAAGACACGGGTTGTCGTACGCGAAGATTGGTAA
- a CDS encoding type II toxin-antitoxin system death-on-curing family toxin, with protein sequence MRCSDLRIGKRHYRITLADAMAAHDEALIYGGRDGVSSLHLIQSAISRPYSGYHRSIAAKASALLESVVGNHGFVDGNKRTAWILVELLIERSGYTLNISDDEPIDDFVVAVANSTLGFPGIRLWFESRIVQTGYR encoded by the coding sequence TTGCGTTGCAGCGACTTGCGGATCGGTAAACGCCATTACCGGATAACTCTCGCCGACGCGATGGCCGCTCACGATGAGGCCCTGATCTATGGTGGTCGTGATGGTGTTTCCAGCCTTCACCTCATCCAGTCCGCAATTTCAAGGCCATACTCTGGATATCACCGTTCGATCGCGGCAAAGGCTTCTGCGCTTTTGGAAAGCGTGGTTGGCAACCACGGGTTTGTTGACGGTAACAAGCGCACAGCCTGGATTCTGGTGGAGCTGTTGATCGAACGAAGTGGCTATACGCTTAATATTTCAGATGATGAACCGATTGATGATTTCGTCGTCGCCGTTGCGAATAGCACTCTTGGCTTTCCTGGAATCAGGCTCTGGTTTGAAAGTCGAATTGTCCAGACAGGCTATCGATGA
- the tuf gene encoding elongation factor Tu, giving the protein MAKAKFERNKPHVNIGTIGHVDHGKTTLTAAITKYFGDFRAYDQIDGAPEEKARGITISTAHVEYETENRHYAHVDCPGHADYVKNMITGAAQMDGAILVVNAADGPMPQTREHILLGRQVGIPAMVVYMNKVDQVDDEELLELVEMEIRELLSSYDYPGDDIPVIPGSALAAMNGDNPEIGEESIKKLMAAVDDYIPTPERAVDQPFLMPVEDVFSISGRGTVVTGRVERGVINVGDEIEIVGIRDTKKTTCTGVEMFRKLLDRGEAGDNIGALLRGVERDGVERGQVLCKPGSVTPHTKFEAEAYILTKEEGGRHTPFFANYRPQFYFRTTDVTGTVQLNEGTEMVMPGDNVSFGVELIAPIAMEQGLRFAIREGGRTVGAGVVSKITD; this is encoded by the coding sequence ATGGCAAAGGCAAAGTTTGAACGTAACAAGCCGCACGTCAACATCGGTACGATTGGTCACGTTGACCACGGCAAGACGACGCTGACGGCGGCGATCACGAAGTACTTCGGTGACTTCCGTGCGTATGACCAGATCGACGGTGCACCGGAAGAGAAGGCGCGCGGGATCACGATTTCGACCGCGCACGTGGAGTACGAGACCGAGAACCGTCACTACGCGCACGTCGACTGCCCCGGTCACGCGGACTACGTCAAGAACATGATCACCGGTGCGGCGCAGATGGACGGCGCGATCCTGGTGGTGAACGCGGCCGACGGCCCGATGCCGCAGACGCGTGAGCACATCCTGCTGGGCCGCCAGGTGGGCATCCCCGCGATGGTCGTCTACATGAACAAGGTTGACCAGGTGGACGACGAGGAGCTGCTGGAGCTTGTCGAGATGGAGATCCGCGAGCTGCTGTCGTCCTACGACTATCCCGGCGACGACATCCCCGTCATCCCCGGCTCGGCGCTGGCGGCGATGAACGGCGACAACCCCGAGATCGGCGAAGAGTCGATCAAGAAGCTGATGGCGGCGGTTGACGACTACATCCCCACGCCCGAGCGTGCGGTGGACCAGCCGTTCCTGATGCCGGTGGAGGACGTGTTCTCGATCTCCGGTCGTGGTACGGTTGTGACCGGTCGTGTTGAGCGCGGCGTGATCAACGTGGGCGACGAGATCGAGATCGTGGGCATCCGCGACACCAAGAAGACGACCTGCACGGGTGTGGAAATGTTCCGCAAGCTGCTGGACCGTGGTGAAGCGGGCGACAACATCGGCGCGCTGCTGCGCGGCGTTGAGCGTGACGGCGTTGAGCGCGGCCAGGTGCTGTGCAAGCCCGGTTCCGTGACCCCGCACACCAAGTTCGAAGCCGAAGCCTATATCCTGACCAAGGAAGAGGGTGGCCGTCACACGCCGTTCTTCGCGAACTACCGTCCGCAGTTCTACTTCCGGACGACGGACGTGACCGGTACGGTTCAGCTGAACGAAGGCACCGAGATGGTGATGCCGGGCGACAACGTGTCCTTTGGCGTTGAACTGATCGCGCCGATCGCGATGGAGCAGGGCCTGCGCTTTGCCATCCGTGAAGGTGGCCGTACCGTCGGCGCCGGCGTGGTGTCGAAGATCACCGACTGA
- a CDS encoding cytochrome P450, which produces MTTTLPVRVPLVTEPWGIFKSLTEARRNVLSIIPDIATRQPMVSGKTGKRWHMVMDPGAIREVLLDRLDDYPKSLVTKNLLKPAIGESLFIAEGAHWRWQRRAAAPVFSHRNVMNLSPIMTAAAERAAARIGAAGPRAVNMLDEMVTTTFDVIGDVTFSGGDTFDRDKVHGAIDDYIAEAGKISLFDVLGFPDWVPRPGRLMSGAALKEMKSMADSAIEARAQRGHEGVPDLLDLLLEGVDPKTKRQMSTAELRDNLLTFIVAGHETTALTLSWAMYLLGFDPQVQARARKEVQEVLQGRACTGDDVEKLPYVRMIIDETLRLYPAAGIISRTAQKHDTLCDREIRPGDTVMIPIYALGRNALLWDDPDRFDPERFADRKSIDRYAYLPFGDGPRICIGASFALQEAVIILATLLSRFEFTPVPGKQPKPVMILTLRPEGGVWMTAKPLEG; this is translated from the coding sequence ATGACAACCACCCTGCCCGTCCGCGTGCCCCTTGTCACCGAACCCTGGGGCATATTCAAAAGCCTCACCGAAGCGCGGCGTAACGTGCTGAGCATCATACCGGACATCGCGACCCGGCAGCCCATGGTGTCGGGCAAGACCGGCAAACGCTGGCACATGGTCATGGACCCCGGCGCAATCCGCGAGGTGTTGTTGGACCGGCTGGACGACTATCCCAAATCGCTGGTGACGAAGAACCTGCTGAAACCGGCCATCGGAGAGAGCCTGTTCATTGCCGAAGGCGCGCACTGGCGCTGGCAGCGCAGGGCGGCGGCGCCGGTGTTCTCGCACCGCAACGTGATGAACCTGTCGCCGATCATGACGGCAGCCGCCGAACGTGCCGCCGCCCGGATCGGCGCGGCGGGGCCGCGCGCGGTGAACATGCTGGACGAGATGGTCACCACGACCTTCGACGTGATCGGCGATGTGACGTTTTCGGGCGGCGACACCTTCGATCGCGACAAGGTACACGGCGCCATCGACGATTACATCGCCGAAGCCGGAAAGATCAGCCTGTTCGACGTACTGGGTTTCCCCGACTGGGTGCCGCGCCCCGGTCGGCTGATGTCGGGGGCCGCGCTGAAGGAGATGAAGTCGATGGCCGACAGTGCCATCGAGGCGCGCGCCCAACGCGGGCACGAGGGCGTGCCCGACCTGCTGGACCTGCTGCTGGAGGGCGTCGACCCCAAGACCAAGCGCCAGATGTCCACGGCGGAACTGCGTGACAATCTGCTGACCTTTATCGTGGCGGGTCATGAAACCACCGCGCTGACCCTGTCCTGGGCAATGTATCTGCTGGGCTTTGACCCGCAGGTGCAGGCCCGCGCCCGCAAGGAAGTCCAGGAGGTGCTGCAAGGTCGTGCCTGCACCGGCGACGACGTCGAGAAGCTGCCCTATGTCCGCATGATCATCGACGAGACCCTGCGCCTTTATCCCGCTGCCGGGATCATCTCCCGCACCGCGCAGAAGCACGACACCCTTTGCGACCGCGAAATCAGGCCCGGCGACACGGTGATGATCCCGATCTACGCCTTGGGTCGGAACGCGCTGCTGTGGGACGACCCCGACCGTTTCGACCCAGAGCGATTTGCCGACCGCAAGTCGATCGACCGCTATGCCTATCTGCCTTTTGGCGATGGCCCCCGCATCTGCATCGGCGCATCCTTTGCCCTGCAGGAAGCGGTGATCATCCTCGCCACCCTTCTGTCCCGGTTCGAGTTCACCCCTGTCCCCGGAAAGCAACCCAAGCCGGTGATGATTCTGACCCTGCGCCCCGAAGGCGGTGTCTGGATGACAGCCAAACCGCTTGAAGGCTAG
- a CDS encoding M48 family metallopeptidase gives MSVGFDGMGAAYFEGDRPVAEEVSLHIASGILQIGLDDGRILRWPVGDVRQLPDMAGRNGVILRLVGDPLARLYVTDTSLLPRLTNRLRRSPPNGRGRLAAWAVAAVAAVGLQIGVLIPLLADNMAAYIPPAGERALGEATFGHIREALNESGLNPVPLCEAPEGTAALDRLLGRLDPPAAEGQKVTVAVLDHEMVNAFALPGGFVVLFRGLIDAAEGPDQVAAVLAHEIGHVVSRDPTRHALRSAGSIGVLGLLFGDFAGGAAVLFLTERLISAQYAQEAEAGADRFAHDQLHRAGISPAALGDMFEGFRRRFGDHDGVTAHFLSHPRLAERIAAAREAVDAEADYRPSMSAADWTALRAICD, from the coding sequence ATGAGCGTTGGCTTCGACGGTATGGGCGCGGCCTACTTCGAAGGCGACAGGCCGGTGGCCGAGGAAGTCAGCCTGCACATCGCATCCGGGATCCTGCAGATCGGGCTGGACGACGGGCGCATCCTGCGCTGGCCGGTGGGGGATGTGCGGCAACTGCCCGATATGGCAGGCAGAAACGGCGTCATTCTGCGATTGGTCGGCGACCCGTTGGCGCGGCTGTATGTTACTGACACCAGCCTGTTGCCGCGTCTGACCAACCGGCTGCGCCGCAGCCCGCCGAATGGCCGCGGTCGGCTGGCGGCCTGGGCCGTGGCGGCGGTGGCAGCGGTTGGTCTGCAAATCGGTGTGCTGATCCCGCTGCTGGCGGACAACATGGCGGCCTATATTCCCCCGGCAGGCGAACGCGCGTTGGGGGAGGCGACCTTTGGCCATATTCGCGAAGCCCTGAATGAGTCGGGCCTCAACCCCGTCCCGCTATGCGAAGCGCCGGAAGGTACGGCGGCGCTGGATCGGTTGCTGGGTCGGCTCGACCCGCCGGCCGCGGAAGGACAGAAGGTCACTGTCGCGGTGCTGGATCATGAAATGGTCAACGCCTTTGCCTTGCCGGGTGGGTTTGTCGTGCTCTTTCGCGGGCTCATCGACGCGGCGGAGGGTCCTGACCAGGTCGCAGCGGTGCTGGCGCACGAGATCGGCCATGTGGTCAGCCGTGATCCGACCCGTCATGCGCTGCGATCCGCGGGATCCATCGGGGTGCTGGGGCTGCTCTTTGGCGATTTCGCCGGCGGCGCGGCGGTGCTGTTTCTGACTGAAAGACTGATTTCCGCGCAATATGCGCAGGAGGCCGAGGCGGGCGCCGATCGTTTCGCCCATGACCAGCTGCACCGGGCGGGCATCAGCCCCGCCGCGCTGGGCGATATGTTCGAAGGGTTCCGCCGCCGGTTCGGGGATCATGACGGCGTGACCGCGCATTTCCTGAGCCACCCGAGGCTGGCAGAACGGATTGCGGCGGCACGCGAGGCCGTCGACGCCGAAGCCGACTACCGGCCGTCGATGAGCGCCGCGGACTGGACCGCGCTGCGCGCCATCTGTGACTAG
- a CDS encoding DUF898 family protein, whose translation MSESAVPDSPWPVSPATATPDHKPAGMQVEFTGRRWALFWLALKTGLFTILTLGFYRFWMKTRLRRWYWSAIRPGGHPLEYVGDPLEKLLGFFIAVVVLTFYIGIVNLLLMFVSFSVFSSSWLGYVASFAGVIPIWFYARYRARRYVLARTRWRGVRFGLEKGAWGYAARALVHWAVTILSLGILWPRMTFALEKYRTDRTFFGSARLVQQGRWQTLYRAAVPLMLALLACLAFGLWVALIEPVVPPVLARIDDMPGEFVLAVRQGHWPPSWQDPQRLWAVPVLLSALVYGAIHYRWVAKRIMANQKAAYGISFASRLRGPRIAMIYTLGIFISYIVLLFGISLLVMLGLAMYGQLGWLDPADSMGLGGFGDLPRWLSFGILGVLYLSVFLMWGVLHNTFVTFPIMRHLARTTTLPTTAGLHMISQRDRDAFAEAEGFAEALDLGVAI comes from the coding sequence ATGAGCGAGAGCGCAGTGCCGGACAGCCCCTGGCCGGTGTCGCCCGCGACGGCCACGCCTGACCACAAACCCGCAGGAATGCAGGTCGAATTCACCGGCAGGCGCTGGGCGCTGTTCTGGCTGGCGCTCAAGACCGGATTATTCACCATCCTGACGCTGGGTTTCTACCGGTTCTGGATGAAGACGCGGTTGCGGCGCTGGTACTGGTCCGCGATCCGTCCCGGCGGGCATCCGCTGGAATATGTGGGCGATCCGCTGGAAAAGCTGCTGGGCTTCTTCATCGCGGTGGTGGTGCTGACCTTCTACATCGGCATCGTGAATCTGCTGCTGATGTTCGTCAGTTTCTCGGTCTTCAGTTCGTCCTGGCTGGGATATGTCGCCAGCTTCGCCGGTGTGATCCCCATCTGGTTCTACGCCCGCTATCGCGCGCGGCGCTACGTGCTGGCCCGGACCCGTTGGCGCGGCGTGCGCTTCGGTCTTGAGAAAGGCGCCTGGGGCTATGCCGCGCGGGCGCTGGTACACTGGGCGGTCACGATCCTGTCCCTTGGCATTCTCTGGCCCCGGATGACCTTCGCACTTGAGAAATACCGCACCGACCGCACATTCTTCGGTTCTGCCCGGTTGGTGCAGCAGGGGCGCTGGCAGACGCTCTACCGGGCGGCGGTTCCCTTGATGCTGGCGCTGCTCGCCTGTTTGGCATTCGGCCTCTGGGTTGCGCTGATAGAGCCGGTTGTGCCACCTGTCCTTGCGCGGATCGACGACATGCCGGGCGAGTTCGTCCTTGCCGTTCGTCAGGGCCATTGGCCGCCGTCCTGGCAGGATCCGCAACGGCTTTGGGCTGTGCCGGTGCTGCTGTCCGCCCTCGTCTATGGCGCGATCCACTACCGCTGGGTGGCCAAGCGGATCATGGCGAATCAAAAGGCCGCCTACGGCATCAGCTTTGCGTCCCGTCTGCGGGGGCCGCGAATAGCGATGATCTACACGCTCGGCATTTTCATCTCCTACATCGTATTGCTGTTTGGCATCAGCCTCCTGGTGATGCTGGGCCTTGCGATGTACGGGCAGCTGGGCTGGCTTGACCCCGCCGACAGCATGGGCCTGGGCGGCTTCGGCGACCTGCCGCGCTGGCTGTCCTTCGGTATCCTTGGCGTGCTCTACCTGTCGGTGTTTCTGATGTGGGGGGTGCTGCACAATACCTTCGTCACATTCCCGATCATGCGGCACCTGGCGCGGACCACGACCCTGCCGACCACGGCGGGCCTGCACATGATCAGCCAGCGCGACCGGGACGCCTTTGCCGAAGCCGAAGGCTTTGCCGAGGCGCTGGACCTGGGGGTGGCGATATGA